Proteins found in one Paenibacillus borealis genomic segment:
- a CDS encoding MaoC family dehydratase, with protein sequence MRFHEFYIGQVFRTKTLTLSKEDITRFAGEFDPQYMHLDEEKAAQGRFNGIIASGIQTLAVSFKLWVETGSYGDEVIAGTAMNNIKFMRPVYPGDELYTMVEVTGAEEKRNGTGLVTVLLSTFTSADNQVFEGELSVLVK encoded by the coding sequence ATGCGGTTTCATGAATTTTATATCGGACAAGTATTTAGAACCAAAACGCTAACCTTATCGAAAGAGGATATCACCAGATTTGCTGGTGAATTTGACCCGCAATATATGCATCTGGATGAAGAGAAGGCAGCGCAAGGCCGGTTCAACGGAATCATCGCTTCAGGAATTCAGACCTTAGCCGTGTCGTTCAAGCTGTGGGTGGAGACAGGAAGTTATGGGGATGAGGTTATTGCCGGAACTGCGATGAACAACATTAAATTCATGCGGCCCGTATATCCGGGTGATGAATTGTACACTATGGTTGAAGTGACCGGAGCAGAAGAGAAGAGGAATGGAACTGGACTGGTTACAGTGTTATTATCAACCTTCACCAGCGCAGACAATCAGGTTTTTGAGGGCGAGCTGTCTGTGCTGGTGAAGTAG
- the rd gene encoding rubredoxin, with amino-acid sequence MKKYICTPCGYIYDPAIGDPDEDVEAGTAFEDLPEDWVCPVCGEDTSHFVAVEDKKSITH; translated from the coding sequence ATGAAGAAATACATCTGTACACCTTGCGGTTATATCTATGACCCGGCAATAGGCGACCCTGATGAGGACGTAGAAGCAGGCACCGCATTTGAAGATTTGCCTGAGGACTGGGTATGTCCGGTCTGCGGGGAGGACACAAGTCATTTCGTAGCGGTTGAGGACAAAAAATCCATCACACATTAA
- a CDS encoding TetR/AcrR family transcriptional regulator: MDRRIQKSKQAIMDAFLALMSETDIENITVNKIAELANVNRGTVYLHFLDKYDLLDHCLEEQINRLIDKCAPDSEVTGKFTSKSTLLRVFEYLEQNSGLYSKMLRNRGVPAFRNRLLVVVRESLSRQFDLIASGPNFNKEITVQFLASAVISSFEWWISNSMPYPASVMAEQIWALLDRTMISLPLPNQNSRSVI, translated from the coding sequence ATGGATAGACGGATACAGAAATCCAAACAGGCTATTATGGATGCTTTTTTAGCATTAATGTCGGAAACAGATATTGAAAATATCACTGTAAATAAAATTGCTGAGCTGGCCAATGTTAACCGTGGAACGGTTTATTTACATTTTCTAGATAAATATGATCTGCTTGATCATTGTTTGGAAGAACAAATTAACCGCTTAATCGACAAATGCGCGCCTGACAGTGAGGTTACCGGTAAATTCACTTCGAAATCCACATTGCTTCGGGTTTTTGAATATTTGGAACAGAATTCCGGGTTGTATTCTAAGATGCTGAGAAACCGGGGAGTACCTGCTTTTAGAAATCGTTTGCTTGTCGTTGTCCGGGAAAGTCTTAGCAGACAATTCGATTTAATCGCTTCCGGGCCAAATTTTAACAAGGAAATAACCGTACAGTTTCTAGCTTCTGCTGTAATAAGCTCTTTCGAATGGTGGATTAGCAATTCTATGCCTTATCCAGCTTCAGTGATGGCCGAACAGATATGGGCATTATTAGACCGGACGATGATTAGTTTACCCCTGCCTAACCAAAATTCACGATCTGTGATATAA
- a CDS encoding low molecular weight protein tyrosine phosphatase family protein — protein MKLLFICSRNKWRSLTAEKIFNGYNGYEVRSAGTEEGARIKVTEGHIGWSDLIFVMEKKHTRRLKDKFPHSLKNTRVICLDIQDDYRYMDEELIEILKSRVSEYIEVPE, from the coding sequence ATTAAACTACTTTTTATCTGCAGCCGGAATAAGTGGCGCAGTTTGACTGCTGAGAAGATTTTTAACGGATACAACGGTTACGAAGTGAGGTCGGCAGGCACGGAAGAAGGAGCAAGAATAAAGGTGACCGAAGGACATATCGGATGGTCTGATCTGATATTCGTAATGGAGAAGAAGCATACTAGAAGGCTGAAAGATAAATTTCCACACTCCCTAAAGAACACACGGGTGATCTGTCTCGATATTCAGGACGACTATAGATATATGGATGAAGAACTAATAGAAATCCTGAAATCCAGAGTATCCGAATATATTGAAGTTCCTGAATAA
- a CDS encoding ATP-binding cassette domain-containing protein → MNEMNQEYIVISGARENNLKNVSLRIPKRKITIFTGVSGSGKSSIVFDTIAAESTRLLNENFSMFVRTFLPRYPQPDTDGIENLSMAVIVDQKRLGGGSHSTMGTITDISPILRLLYSRVGQPHVGGVNMFSFNDPQGMCPECNGIGRKLGVDMSRAVDMSKSLNEGALMLPDYAVGGWDWNMIVQAGDFDLDKKLSEYSEADLEELLYGKARKVKMDFAGKATNITVEGVIEKFTGKYIRQDVKTKSERTQKMVAPFITEGTCPSCHGARLSQAALSCRINGRNIAELSAMEVGQLIRTIRKITDPAAAPVVQSLAERLQHLADIGLDYLTLDRETDTLSGGESQRVKMVKHLSGSLVDVTYIFDEPSVGLHPRDVHRLNELLEKLRDKGNTVIVVEHDPDVIKLADHIVDVGPHAGSRGGNIVYEGSFHGLLESGTLTGTHMKRPLQLKQDCRPSSGKLPIQNASLHNLQNVSVDIPTGVLTVVTGVAGSGKSTLINDVFLSQHPDTIVIDQSAIGVSTRSNPATYTGIMDDVRKAFATANKVNQGLFSFNSKGACENCQGLGVVYTDLGFLDSVKLPCEVCGGRRFKEEVLAYKLNGKSIAEVLEMTVEQALEFLQLKEVVRKLQAMSDVGLNYITLGQPLSTLSGGECQRIKLASELHKKGSIYVMDEPTTGLHMSDIGHLLEIMNRLVDAGNTVIVIEHNLDVISQADWIIDMGPDGGSKGGEVVFEGTPSQIIDAEHSITGRYLV, encoded by the coding sequence ATGAACGAAATGAATCAGGAGTATATCGTGATATCCGGTGCAAGGGAGAACAACCTTAAGAACGTGTCCTTGCGTATCCCGAAACGGAAAATCACCATCTTCACCGGAGTATCCGGCTCCGGCAAATCATCCATCGTCTTCGATACGATTGCTGCAGAATCCACGCGGCTGCTCAATGAGAACTTCAGCATGTTCGTGCGAACCTTCCTTCCGCGTTATCCGCAACCGGATACAGACGGGATCGAGAACCTGAGCATGGCTGTTATCGTAGATCAGAAGCGGCTGGGCGGCGGTTCTCATTCTACGATGGGGACGATCACTGACATCTCGCCTATTCTCCGTCTGCTGTACTCCAGAGTGGGTCAGCCTCATGTAGGCGGTGTGAACATGTTCTCGTTCAACGATCCGCAGGGGATGTGTCCCGAATGTAACGGGATCGGCCGCAAGCTCGGCGTCGATATGAGCCGGGCAGTGGACATGTCCAAATCGTTGAATGAGGGAGCCCTTATGCTGCCGGACTATGCAGTCGGCGGCTGGGATTGGAACATGATCGTACAGGCTGGTGACTTCGATCTGGACAAGAAGCTGAGCGAATATTCAGAGGCGGATCTGGAGGAGCTGCTGTATGGCAAAGCAAGGAAAGTGAAGATGGATTTTGCCGGAAAAGCAACCAATATTACTGTGGAAGGCGTTATAGAGAAGTTCACGGGCAAGTATATCCGGCAGGACGTGAAGACCAAATCCGAGCGCACGCAAAAAATGGTTGCCCCGTTCATCACTGAAGGAACCTGCCCCAGCTGCCATGGGGCAAGACTCAGTCAGGCTGCACTCAGCTGCCGGATCAATGGAAGGAACATTGCGGAGCTGTCGGCGATGGAAGTCGGTCAGCTAATCCGCACCATCCGGAAGATAACGGATCCTGCCGCTGCTCCGGTTGTTCAGTCGCTCGCGGAACGTCTGCAGCACTTGGCGGATATCGGGCTGGACTACCTGACGCTGGACCGTGAGACAGATACGCTATCCGGCGGAGAATCGCAGCGGGTCAAGATGGTGAAGCATCTGAGCGGCAGCCTGGTGGATGTTACCTACATCTTCGACGAGCCAAGCGTCGGATTGCACCCGCGCGATGTCCACCGGTTAAATGAGCTGCTGGAGAAGCTCCGTGACAAAGGAAACACGGTAATTGTCGTTGAACATGATCCCGATGTGATCAAGCTCGCAGATCATATTGTCGATGTAGGACCACATGCCGGCAGCCGCGGCGGCAACATTGTGTACGAAGGAAGCTTCCATGGCTTGCTGGAATCTGGTACGCTGACAGGCACCCATATGAAACGGCCGCTTCAGCTGAAGCAGGATTGCAGACCGTCTTCCGGCAAGCTGCCGATTCAGAATGCCTCTCTGCACAACCTGCAGAATGTCAGTGTAGATATTCCAACCGGTGTGCTGACTGTGGTTACGGGTGTCGCAGGCTCTGGCAAAAGCACGCTGATTAATGATGTCTTTCTCAGTCAGCATCCGGATACGATCGTTATTGACCAATCGGCAATAGGCGTCTCAACACGCTCGAATCCTGCCACCTATACAGGAATCATGGATGATGTCCGCAAGGCTTTCGCAACGGCCAACAAAGTCAATCAGGGGTTGTTCAGCTTCAACTCCAAGGGCGCCTGCGAGAATTGCCAGGGACTTGGTGTCGTGTATACAGACCTTGGTTTCCTCGACAGTGTGAAGCTGCCCTGTGAAGTGTGCGGAGGCAGACGGTTCAAGGAGGAAGTGCTTGCCTACAAGCTGAACGGCAAATCCATTGCCGAGGTCCTGGAGATGACTGTTGAACAGGCCCTTGAGTTCTTGCAGCTCAAAGAGGTGGTGCGCAAGCTTCAGGCTATGAGTGATGTGGGGCTGAACTATATTACACTCGGCCAGCCGCTCAGCACGCTCTCGGGCGGAGAATGCCAGCGCATTAAGCTGGCCAGCGAGCTGCATAAGAAGGGCAGCATCTATGTGATGGACGAGCCAACGACCGGCCTGCATATGTCCGACATCGGCCACCTCCTGGAGATCATGAACCGGCTTGTGGATGCCGGCAATACGGTGATCGTCATCGAGCATAATCTCGATGTGATCAGCCAGGCAGACTGGATCATCGACATGGGTCCGGACGGAGGCAGCAAGGGCGGCGAAGTGGTGTTCGAGGGCACACCTTCGCAGATTATTGATGCGGAGCATTCGATCACGGGGAGATATTTGGTTTAG
- a CDS encoding FprA family A-type flavoprotein, which yields MSTQFKQIAGDTYWVGKIDNRQVPFHRLILAKGTTYNSYLLKTGKPTVIDTVDMEFGREYAECLAGMIDLMDIHYIVINHTEPDHSGGLAALASQALNATIVCTEIAVPELQEMYKLHSRNFLVVKDGDTLDIGGKTLLFKETPYLHTAETMITYCIEDQILFPCDIFSTHVAVENLFSDEAGFDITEDYKGYYAAIIHPHRRYVRTLLEAVRDLDIRMIAPSHGFLIRQDIPKFIDLYASMSRETTQGKEAVIVYTTIKNSTKKMAKIIQDCLQENNIGTEVWDADKSSTADILNSIASADAVFIGSSTKYADMIGNLEAVLKELQHMNLEGKLAASFGSYGWSGEAIEVIQDYLNGTNMTVQSTSEVIKTTGMTHIEFPVRVRFSPKEPEKVQKIKNAAEFVSDLLLSSI from the coding sequence ATGAGCACACAATTCAAACAAATCGCCGGAGATACTTACTGGGTAGGCAAAATAGATAATCGTCAGGTTCCGTTCCACCGCCTGATTCTGGCTAAAGGAACAACCTATAATTCCTATCTGTTAAAAACGGGCAAGCCGACCGTGATTGATACGGTAGATATGGAGTTCGGCCGGGAATATGCCGAGTGTCTCGCGGGCATGATTGACCTCATGGATATTCATTACATCGTAATTAACCATACGGAGCCTGACCATTCCGGCGGCTTGGCAGCCCTGGCTTCCCAGGCTCTAAATGCCACGATCGTGTGCACCGAAATCGCTGTACCGGAGCTGCAGGAAATGTATAAGCTGCACAGCCGGAACTTCCTGGTCGTTAAAGATGGCGATACGCTGGATATCGGCGGGAAAACACTGCTGTTTAAAGAAACGCCGTACCTTCATACTGCCGAGACGATGATCACGTATTGTATCGAGGATCAAATCCTGTTCCCTTGCGATATCTTCAGTACGCATGTAGCTGTGGAGAATCTGTTCAGTGATGAAGCGGGATTTGATATCACCGAAGATTACAAGGGTTATTATGCTGCCATTATTCATCCGCACAGAAGATATGTAAGAACACTGCTGGAAGCGGTCAGGGATCTGGATATCCGTATGATTGCCCCATCCCATGGATTCCTGATCCGGCAGGACATCCCTAAATTTATTGATCTATATGCCTCGATGAGCCGCGAAACGACTCAAGGTAAAGAAGCAGTTATTGTATATACCACCATCAAGAACAGCACGAAGAAGATGGCCAAAATCATCCAGGATTGCCTGCAGGAGAATAATATCGGAACAGAAGTCTGGGATGCGGATAAAAGCAGCACTGCGGATATTCTGAACAGTATTGCTTCTGCAGACGCGGTCTTTATCGGCAGCTCTACTAAATATGCGGATATGATCGGGAACCTGGAGGCTGTTCTCAAAGAGCTGCAGCATATGAATCTGGAAGGCAAGCTTGCTGCATCCTTTGGTTCGTACGGCTGGAGCGGAGAAGCTATTGAGGTCATTCAGGACTATCTGAACGGAACGAATATGACCGTGCAAAGCACTTCAGAGGTGATCAAAACCACGGGCATGACACATATTGAGTTCCCGGTAAGAGTAAGATTCTCCCCTAAAGAGCCGGAGAAGGTCCAGAAAATTAAAAATGCGGCTGAATTTGTATCGGATCTGCTGCTGAGCTCAATCTAG
- a CDS encoding aldo/keto reductase produces the protein MEYVTLNNGVQMPILGYGVYQISDQAECEKCVLDAISVGYRSIDTAQAYRNEEAVGRAIKKSGVPREELFITTKVWISNAGYEQAKASIKESLRKLQLDYLDLVLIHQPFGDYYGTYRALEELYKAGTLRAIGVSNFYPDRYIDLVQFTEVVPAVNQVETHVFNQQVKAQEIMEKYHTQIESWGPFAEGKNNLFTNTTLQTVGDQYHKSTAQVALRYLIQRGVVVIPKTVSRNRMEENMNVFDFELTPEDMARIAALDTGVSAFFSHYDPQVVENLTGYGKQGLE, from the coding sequence ATGGAGTATGTAACCTTAAACAACGGAGTACAAATGCCGATTCTGGGCTATGGAGTCTATCAGATATCAGATCAGGCGGAATGTGAGAAATGTGTGCTGGATGCCATAAGCGTGGGCTACCGTTCCATCGATACCGCACAAGCATACCGGAATGAGGAAGCCGTAGGCCGTGCTATCAAAAAGAGTGGAGTTCCCCGGGAAGAATTGTTTATCACAACCAAAGTATGGATCTCTAATGCAGGCTATGAACAAGCTAAAGCCTCTATTAAAGAGTCCCTGCGAAAGCTGCAGCTGGATTATTTGGATCTGGTCCTGATTCATCAGCCGTTTGGAGATTATTATGGAACGTACCGGGCACTGGAAGAGCTGTATAAGGCCGGTACCCTCAGAGCCATTGGTGTAAGTAATTTCTATCCGGACAGATATATCGACCTTGTGCAGTTTACTGAAGTGGTGCCGGCCGTCAATCAGGTGGAGACCCATGTCTTCAACCAGCAGGTCAAAGCTCAGGAAATCATGGAGAAATACCATACGCAGATTGAATCCTGGGGTCCTTTTGCAGAAGGGAAAAACAATTTGTTCACCAACACCACCTTACAAACGGTGGGCGATCAATATCATAAATCCACAGCCCAGGTGGCGTTGCGCTATTTGATTCAGAGAGGCGTGGTAGTTATTCCCAAAACGGTTAGCCGAAACCGAATGGAAGAAAACATGAATGTATTTGATTTCGAGCTGACGCCGGAGGATATGGCTCGAATCGCAGCACTCGATACAGGCGTAAGCGCATTTTTCTCCCACTACGACCCGCAAGTCGTTGAGAATCTCACTGGTTACGGGAAACAGGGTCTGGAGTAA
- a CDS encoding epoxide hydrolase family protein: MPIERFQIQVSDEILEDLKYRLEHVRWPDQLEDSDWERGTDQGYLRSLVTYWRDQFDWRAREAELNRLSHFRCNVDGIDLHFVHERGKGPNPQPIILTHGWPDSFVRYEKIIPMLTDPERYGGNPEDSFDVIVPSVPGFGFSNGLKHVGVNNAYVAELWARLMTEHLGYPKFAAAGGDVGSGVTRYLAFNHPELLTGIHLTDIGIIRNLLTVQDKSALTEEELLYIKDTSKWMADEGGYMSIQSTKPQTLAYGLNDSPVGLAAWIIEKFHAWSDCKGDLRNSFSEDELLTNIMIYWVTNTVGSTANIYYENTHTLPPLGRIEVPAGIAIFPGDVALPPREWAERNLNITRWTTMPRGGHFTAMEDPAPLAEDIREFFRALRV; the protein is encoded by the coding sequence ATGCCAATTGAACGTTTTCAAATCCAGGTGTCAGATGAAATCCTTGAAGACCTGAAATACAGGCTGGAACATGTCCGCTGGCCTGATCAATTAGAGGACTCTGACTGGGAACGGGGTACAGATCAGGGTTATTTACGGTCGCTCGTTACGTATTGGCGGGACCAGTTTGATTGGCGTGCCAGGGAAGCCGAGTTGAACCGCTTGTCACATTTTCGCTGTAACGTCGATGGAATCGATCTGCATTTCGTGCACGAGCGCGGCAAAGGCCCTAACCCGCAGCCGATTATCCTCACGCACGGATGGCCGGACAGCTTTGTACGATACGAGAAGATTATCCCTATGCTTACGGACCCTGAACGTTATGGCGGGAATCCCGAAGACTCCTTCGATGTCATTGTCCCTTCCGTGCCCGGATTTGGCTTCTCTAATGGCCTGAAGCACGTTGGTGTGAATAATGCCTATGTTGCTGAGCTGTGGGCCAGACTAATGACTGAACATCTGGGCTACCCGAAATTCGCTGCAGCAGGCGGGGATGTCGGCTCTGGTGTTACACGGTATCTGGCATTCAACCATCCTGAACTTCTTACCGGTATACATCTTACCGACATCGGTATCATCCGGAATCTTCTGACTGTCCAGGATAAATCGGCGTTGACTGAAGAAGAACTCCTGTACATCAAGGATACTTCGAAATGGATGGCTGATGAAGGCGGGTATATGTCGATTCAATCGACGAAACCACAGACGCTTGCCTACGGACTGAACGACTCACCTGTAGGATTAGCAGCTTGGATTATTGAGAAATTCCATGCATGGAGTGATTGCAAGGGTGATCTAAGGAACAGCTTTAGCGAGGATGAACTGCTTACGAATATTATGATCTATTGGGTTACTAATACGGTAGGGTCAACAGCGAATATCTATTATGAGAACACGCATACATTGCCGCCACTCGGGCGTATTGAGGTACCTGCCGGTATAGCTATTTTCCCTGGAGATGTCGCCTTGCCGCCGCGGGAATGGGCTGAACGCAATCTGAATATCACCCGGTGGACAACCATGCCCCGCGGCGGACATTTCACAGCTATGGAAGATCCGGCGCCTCTTGCGGAAGACATCCGTGAATTCTTCAGAGCATTAAGAGTATAA
- a CDS encoding NAD(P)/FAD-dependent oxidoreductase, translated as MTKHYVIVGGGVSAVHAAKAIRDQDAEAEISILGEESGLPYNRIKLTKGLFTDLHSERVLIKKEKWYRDNRITVKTSTRIAAVHPDRQMIETEDGQRVGYHKLLLCMGARNRALSIEGAGLHNVHTIRDMNDADRLKDSLQEGSRVAVIGGGVQGIETAWALFEAGYEVTVIEAAPSLMGRQLDGHSSSLLKETLEQSGVKVILQAGVTSIAGTDYVTGITLDDGSNFPCEHVVYSIGIVPNTAIVSGSAIQVRNGIIVNEQMQTSDPNIYAAGDVAEINGHVEGLWGGAIEQGRIAGSNMTDSLTVYRRAVPVTLFNAFGISLFSIGNTDERQCDVAVSGEENGAYTRIYVKDNTITGAISWQGAAASLTYKSAVEQGISLTGISLARNNIDAIMTEVQFRLN; from the coding sequence ATGACGAAGCATTATGTAATCGTCGGCGGCGGCGTATCCGCCGTCCATGCCGCCAAAGCAATACGGGATCAGGACGCTGAAGCGGAAATTTCGATCCTTGGGGAGGAAAGCGGGCTTCCGTATAACCGGATTAAGCTGACCAAAGGCCTGTTCACCGACCTGCACAGCGAGAGGGTGCTGATCAAGAAGGAGAAATGGTACCGCGATAACCGTATCACCGTCAAGACCTCGACCCGGATAGCAGCTGTTCACCCGGATCGTCAAATGATAGAGACAGAAGACGGCCAGCGGGTGGGGTATCATAAGCTGCTGTTATGTATGGGCGCGAGGAACCGCGCACTCTCTATCGAAGGTGCCGGACTTCACAATGTCCACACCATCAGAGACATGAACGATGCGGACCGGCTAAAAGACAGCTTGCAGGAGGGCAGCCGTGTAGCCGTAATTGGCGGCGGCGTGCAGGGCATCGAGACGGCTTGGGCCTTGTTCGAAGCAGGTTATGAGGTCACCGTGATCGAAGCAGCCCCATCCTTGATGGGCAGACAGCTGGACGGGCACTCATCCAGCCTGCTTAAGGAAACTCTGGAGCAATCCGGAGTGAAGGTGATCCTGCAAGCTGGGGTAACCTCTATTGCGGGTACGGATTATGTTACCGGGATTACGCTGGACGATGGTTCTAACTTCCCGTGTGAGCATGTTGTATACTCTATCGGAATTGTCCCGAACACGGCGATTGTAAGCGGATCGGCTATTCAAGTCCGGAACGGCATTATTGTAAACGAACAAATGCAAACCAGTGATCCGAACATCTATGCTGCCGGTGATGTTGCTGAAATTAACGGGCATGTTGAAGGACTATGGGGCGGCGCAATAGAACAGGGCAGGATTGCCGGCAGCAACATGACTGACAGTCTGACCGTTTACCGCAGAGCGGTACCGGTTACTTTGTTTAATGCTTTTGGGATTTCTCTGTTCTCCATTGGCAACACAGATGAACGGCAATGCGATGTGGCGGTAAGCGGAGAAGAGAATGGAGCCTATACGCGAATCTATGTGAAAGATAATACAATCACCGGTGCGATATCCTGGCAGGGAGCTGCTGCCTCCCTGACGTATAAATCGGCTGTAGAGCAGGGAATCAGCCTGACCGGGATTTCTCTTGCCCGCAATAACATCGATGCCATTATGACTGAAGTACAATTCCGATTGAACTAG
- a CDS encoding class I SAM-dependent methyltransferase — protein sequence MDRIAHIRSEEKQYHDYCYDTYDLFKPGSWLHRPVATVINLLEKYKEQEYLSVLDLGSGIGRNSIPIAESLKHRNGKVVCVDLLESAIDKLYRYSQEFGVEQYIVPRLSDIEQFTIEQDEYDIIVAVSSLEHVSSEQALERKLREMNAGTRMNGANCIIIASNIREVNLVHTQELDPMFEVNLSTTRMFELLDHHYAGWQIEQRFVKPLEYEISRKGEPVRLTSDCITFVAKKS from the coding sequence ATGGACAGAATAGCCCATATCAGGTCCGAAGAGAAGCAATATCATGATTATTGTTACGATACATATGACTTATTCAAGCCAGGGTCCTGGCTGCACAGGCCCGTTGCGACGGTGATCAACCTTTTAGAGAAATATAAGGAGCAGGAATACTTAAGTGTGCTAGATTTAGGATCGGGGATCGGCCGGAACAGCATTCCTATTGCTGAATCTTTGAAGCACAGAAATGGTAAAGTGGTATGCGTAGATCTGCTGGAATCGGCTATAGATAAACTGTATCGTTACAGTCAGGAATTTGGAGTCGAACAATACATAGTACCTAGGTTATCTGATATTGAGCAGTTCACCATTGAACAAGATGAGTATGATATTATCGTAGCCGTATCGTCTTTGGAGCATGTCAGTTCAGAGCAGGCGCTGGAGCGGAAACTGCGGGAAATGAATGCAGGGACAAGAATGAATGGAGCGAACTGTATCATTATTGCGTCGAACATTCGTGAAGTTAACCTCGTACATACGCAAGAGCTGGATCCCATGTTTGAAGTGAATCTGTCTACAACAAGAATGTTTGAGCTGTTAGATCATCACTATGCGGGCTGGCAAATTGAACAACGGTTCGTAAAACCGCTGGAATATGAAATCAGCAGAAAGGGTGAGCCTGTCAGGCTGACTTCGGATTGTATAACGTTTGTCGCTAAGAAAAGCTGA
- a CDS encoding NADP-dependent oxidoreductase gives MKAIGITGFGIPESFEEYELAVPAIKETQVLVEVYASSINPGDNHLRSGELLQSPVGGQFTIQFPYFLGGDVAGVVRGVGTGVQHFKAGDRVMGMVRGGSYMDQVAADEDTLTMIPDNVSFEEAAAAPTVALTAWQALFEHGKLQPGQRILIHGGAGGVGHAAIQLARHYGAYVIATAREHNHGFVLGLGADEVIDYYSQPDFVTRLSAPVDIVLDTAMLGNKELETGLPGEFGDYSYDILKDGGKYISITSFGIGTYPGVRNIDSLFFRAHPNQADLNEISTHMQEGKLNIHVDHRYPFTTQGLFEAYRTSEKQPRRGKIVISKEI, from the coding sequence ATGAAAGCAATTGGTATAACCGGCTTTGGAATCCCTGAGTCTTTCGAAGAGTATGAACTAGCTGTTCCTGCAATTAAGGAAACACAAGTACTGGTGGAGGTGTATGCCTCCTCAATTAACCCTGGAGATAATCATTTACGTTCGGGTGAACTATTACAGAGCCCGGTAGGCGGGCAATTTACCATTCAATTCCCGTATTTTCTTGGAGGTGATGTTGCCGGTGTGGTAAGAGGTGTGGGTACCGGGGTACAGCACTTTAAAGCAGGTGACCGCGTTATGGGGATGGTCCGTGGAGGTTCTTATATGGATCAAGTGGCAGCAGATGAGGATACCTTAACGATGATACCGGACAATGTATCCTTCGAAGAAGCCGCTGCTGCGCCTACGGTAGCCTTGACGGCCTGGCAGGCACTTTTTGAGCACGGTAAGCTTCAGCCAGGTCAGCGTATTCTTATTCATGGGGGTGCCGGTGGTGTTGGACATGCAGCCATTCAACTAGCCAGACATTATGGTGCTTATGTAATTGCAACTGCAAGAGAGCATAATCATGGCTTTGTCCTGGGTTTAGGCGCAGATGAAGTCATTGACTATTATTCACAACCGGATTTCGTGACAAGGTTATCCGCACCTGTAGATATAGTTCTTGATACAGCTATGCTAGGGAATAAAGAATTAGAAACTGGACTTCCAGGCGAGTTCGGGGATTACAGCTATGACATATTAAAGGATGGCGGAAAATATATTTCCATAACCTCATTCGGTATTGGAACTTATCCAGGCGTTCGCAATATTGACTCGCTATTTTTCCGTGCCCATCCAAATCAGGCTGACCTTAATGAAATTTCCACTCACATGCAGGAGGGGAAGCTCAACATTCATGTAGACCATAGGTATCCATTTACCACTCAAGGTTTATTTGAAGCGTACCGCACAAGCGAGAAACAACCCAGACGGGGAAAAATCGTGATTTCAAAAGAAATATAA